The Synechococcus sp. BL107 nucleotide sequence GCGGCCTCTGGGCTTTTGTTGCCCTGCACGGTGCTTTCGCACTGATCGGCTTCATGCTGCGTCAGTTCGAAATTGCTCGTCTCGTCGGCATTCGTCCTTACAACGCCATCGCCTTCTCCGGCCCGATTGCGGTGTTCGTCAGTGTTTTCCTGATGTACCCCCTCGGCCAGAGCAGCTGGTTCTTCGCGCCATCCTTCGGTGTGGCAGCGATCTTCCGCTTCCTCCTCTTCTTGCAGGGCTTCCACAACTGGACGCTGAACCCCTTCCACATGATGGGAGTGGCCGGCATCTTGGGCGGCGCTCTGTTGTGTGCGATTCACGGTGCAACCGTGGAAAACACACTGTTCGAGGATGGTGAGCAAGCGAACACCTTTAAGGCGTTCGAACCCACCCAGGAAGAAGAGACCTATTCCATGGTCACCGCCAACCGCTTCTGGAGCCAAATCTTCGGAATTGCGTTCTCCAACAAGCGCTGGCTGCACTTCTTCATGCTGTTCGTGCCAGTGATGGGCCTCTGGACTAGCTCCATCGGCATCATCGGTCTGGCCCTCAACCTGCGTGCCTATGACTTCGTGTCACAGGAAATCCGCGCTGCTGAGGACCCCGAATTTGAGACCTTCTACACCAAGAACATTCTTCTGAATGAAGGTCTGCGTGCCTGGATGGCACCGGCTGACCAGCCGCATGAAAACTTCGTCTTCCCTGAAGAGGTTCTGCCCCGTGGAAACGCCCTTTAATGCTGGTCTTGTCGCCACTGGCGGCAAAGACCTCGACTCCACCGGCTATGCCTGGTGGTCTGGAAATGCCCGCCTGATTAACCTGTCAGGCCGTTTGCTTGGCGCCCACGTGGCCCATGCCGGTTTGATGGTGTTCTGGGCAGGCGCAATGATGCTGTTCGAGGTGAGTCACTTCACCTATGACAAGCCCATGTACGAGCAGGGCTTCATCTGCATGCCCCACGTCGCCACCCTTGGCTATGGCGTAGGACCCGGCGGAGAAGTTACTGATCTCTTCCCCTTCTTTGTGGTTGGTGTTTTACACCTGATCAGCTCAGCCGTTCTTGGCTTGGGCGGTCTCTACCACGCCCTGCGCGGTCCTGAGATTTTGGAGAACTACTCCTCCTTCTTCTCCCAGGATTGGCGCGACAAAAACCAGATGACCAACATCATTGGTTATCACCTGATCCTTCTTGGTGTCGGCTGCTTGCTGCTGGTCTTTAAGGCCATGTTTTTCGGCGGCGTCTACGACACCTGGGCCCCCGGCGGTGGCGACGTTCGTTTGATCACGAACCCCACCCTCGACCCTGGCGTGATCTTCGGTTATCTCTTCCGCGCTCCCTTTGGTGGCGAAGGTTGGATCATCGGCGTGAACTCCATGGAAGACATCATTGGTGGCCACATCTGGTTGGGTTTAACGCTGATCTTCGGTGGCATTTGGCACGCCATCACCAAGCCTTTTGGCTGGGTGCGCCGTGCCTTCATCTGGAATGGTGAGGCCTATCTGAGCTACAGCCTGGGTGCCTTGAGCTTCATGAGCTTCATCGCATCGGCTTACATCTGGTTCAACAACACCGCCTATCCATCTGAGTTTTGGGGTCCTACCAACGCTGAGGCATCCCAAGCCCAAAGTTTCACCTTCCTGGTGCGTGACCAACGCCTCGGAGCCAACATCGGTTCTGCCATGGGCCCCACCGGCCTTGGTAAGTACCTGATGCGCTCACCAACTGGTGAAATCATCTTCGGTGGCGAAACCATGCGCTTCTGGGACTTCCGCGGTCCTTGGCTGGAGCCCCTGCGTGGCCCCAATGGTTTGAGCCTCGACAAACTGCAAAATGACATTCAGCCATGGCAAGTGCGCCGTGCTGCTGAGTACATGACGCACGCCCCCAACGCTTCCCTGAACTCTGTTGGCGGCATCATCACCGAACCCAACTCGGTGAACTATGTGAATCTTCGTCAGTGGCTGGGAGCAGCACAATTCGTGCTCGCTTTCTTCTTCCTGGTGGGTCACCTCTGGCATGCAGGCCGCGCCCGCGCCGCCGCAGCTGGTTTTGAAAAAGGAATCGATCGCAAAGCGGAACCCGTTCTCGGAATGCCCGATCTCGATTGATCAATCAGTCGATTTCCACGATCGTTCAACAACTAACCCCCACCAAATCGGTGGGGGTTTTTTATTGGCCAAGCGAAATCACCCAATCGATCAGCCCACTACAAAAACAATCGGAATGAGACGAAATCGTGACAATTACGTTACTAATTCGCATACATATCGATTCAATCTCGTGGATCGTTGCAATTCCCGCGATCTGGGCAGCGTCGATTCGTAGCCTGAGGTGGCCGCCGTGACTGACGCCGCTGTGACGAACCCGGTGTCCGAGCCTGGATCCAATCCCCCTGCCGTGGGAGTCAACACCCGGGTGATTCATCACGGTGAAGGCTTTGCTGGAGACACCGGGTCGGTGATGCCCCCGATCTTTCCAAGCTCCACCTTCGCCCACGGCAACGCTGGAGGCTTTGATTACACCCGCTCAGGCAACCCAAACTTTCGAATTTTGGACGGAGTGCTGAGTGCACTCGAAGGTTGCGACCACACAACTGTGTTTGGTTCTGGCGTCAGCGCAATCACAGCGGTGGTGTCGCAACTCAAGCAAGGAGACCTCGTTCTTTGCGAAGAGAACCTCTATGGCTGCACCGTCCGCTTATTTGAACAGGTGTTCGCCAAGTTCGGTCTACGAACGCAATGGGTGGACTTCACCGAAGCCAGTGCGCTCAACATTTTGCGCAGCAGCAAGCCAGCAATGGTGTGGATTGAAAGCCCAACCAATCCACTCCTCAAGGTGATCGATATCGAGGCCGTGTGCAGCGTGGCCCGTGAGTTCGCCATCCCCGTTGTCGTCGACAACACCTTCGCGACAGCTTTGGTTCAACGGCCCTTGGAACTCGGAGCGACGCTATCCCTCACAAGCACCACGAAATACATCAACGGCCACTCCGATGCCCTTGGCGGTGCCGTGTCGACCAACGACACCGATTGGCATCAAAAAATGGTGTTTTCGCAAAAGGCACTGGGCTTACAGCCCTCCCCCTTTGATTCCTGGCTCATCACTCGGGGGATCAAAACGCTTCCACTGCGACTGAAGCAACAAATGGCGAATGCCGCCGCTTTGGCTGATCAACTGGCGTTGCATCCAAAAGTGGCATGGGTGCGCTACCCCCACCGCAACGACCATCCTCAACACGCTTTAGCCCAGCGACAGATGAAGGGAGGAGGAGCAATCGTGACCGTGAGCTTCCAGGCCAACCAAGAGCAAACCTATCGACTCTGCAAGCAGTTGAACTGGTTCACCATGGCCGAAAGCCTTGGTGGCATTGAAAGCTTGATCTGCCACCCCGCCACCATGACCCACGCTGCCGTATCAGCTGAAGTGAAGGCCAAACTCGGCATCGACGATGGTCTGGTGCGCTTCTCCGTGGGCTGCGAAGACCTGGTAGATCTACAGGCCGACTTAGCGCAAGCCCTGGAGCTGCTGGCGTGAGCGAGCGCAACCTGCTGCAGGAGCCGTGCTGGCAGGGATCTGACCTTGGCCATCCTCTGCCCGATCACCCCCATGCCGTGTCGATGGCCCTGCCTCGATGGAGTGACGTGATCGCCTACGAAGAGCACGAACCCGCCTGCCGATCAGCACTCCAAACGATTTATCCGCGCTTTGGTCTGCACCCGTTCCTCCAAGAATTGGCCAGCCAAGTGAACAGCGAGGGCATCGGGGTGTGGCCCTTCGCCAGCAGGGCCGCTGCCCAGGCGGCCCTGCTGCATTGCCAAAGGAAATCGCCACAGTCGACGCTGCGCTTGGTGGATCAACAGAAGATCAGCTGTTTATGCACGGATGCCGCGGCCAACATCCATGCCAAAGCCTTTTGGCAGCACACCGGACTTGGAGCCTCATCGCGGCAGGCGGCCATTGCCCTTGGCCACGAATTGGCACCAGCACCCAATCAGGGGGAGCAAGCTCGACAACGCGTTCGACAACGGCTCGCCGCAATCCACCATTGCCCTGAAGAGCACATCAGCCTCGTTCCAGCCGGTATGGCCGCACTTCACGCTGGATTAGAGGCCGTTCAAACCCTGCGACCGGGCCGACCCACCTTGCAGTTGGGGTTTCCTTATGTGGATGTTCTGAAACAACCTCAGGTGGTGTTCCATGGCAGTGAGTTACTCAGAAGCACGGATCTGGGCGACATCGTCGCCACATTGGACCGGCTGGATCCCGCAGCGGTGATTGTGGAACTCCCCAGCAATCCGCTGTTGCGCTGTGTGGATTTAAGGGCAGTTGCAGAACTCGTCCATGCCCGCGGGATCCCCCTCATCGCCGACGACACAATCGGAACGGGGATCAACCTCGAGGCACTCCCCTACGCAGACCTGGTTTTCACATCCCTCACCAAAAGCTTTGCGGGACGAGGCGATGTGATGGCGGGATGCCTACTGATCAGCCCTTACTCGCAGTGGACATCCACCCTGCTGGAGGCCGTCGCACCAAGGGCGTCGCTGAGCGACGCCGATGCCATCGCCCTGGAACGAAACAGCCGCGATGTGAACGAGCGGGTGCCACGCCTGGATGCCAATTGCCTTGCGCTGGCCCAAAAGCTGGAAACGCATCCAGCCGTCAAGCGTGTGCTGCATCCCAAAGATTGCAAGAACTTTCAGGCCCTAAAAAAGCGCGGCGCCGGAGATGGTTGTTTGCTGAGTTTCGAACTGCATGCAGGCGAACTCAATGCCGAACGGGTATTCGACGCCCTACAGATTTGCAAAGGACCCAGCCTGGGCACCTCCTTCAGCCTGGTGTGCCCTTACACCCAACTGGCCCACTACGACGAACTGGACTGGGCTGAAGCCTGTGGTGTTCCAGCCCATCTACTGCGGGTTTCAGTTGGGCTTGAAGAACCAAATGAACTCTGGAGCCGCTTCCAAGAAGCCCTAGCCCATGCAACGGACCAACCCAAAGTCTGAAAATGCCGTTAACAACTGAAGTTTTTACGAGCCAAATCACTAAGTTGACGTCTTAGGGCCAATTCCAATACAGACGCGTTATGTCTCGCATTTACGACGACAACAGCCTCGCCATCGGCAACACCCCGCTGGTGAAACTGAATCACGTCACCAAAAACTGCAAAGCCACCGTTCTCGCAAAGGTCGAAGGACGCAACCCTGCTTACAGCGTGAAGTGCCGGATTGGCGCCAACATGATCTGGGATGCAGAAAAGAGCGGCAAACTCACCAAGGACAAGGTGATTGTTGAACCCACATCGGGCAATACCGGGATCGCCTTGGCCTTCACCGCTGCAGCGCGTGGCTACAAACTGATCCTCACCATGCCCGAGTCGATGTCGATCGAACGGCGACGCGTCATGGCGGTGATGGGAGCTGAAATCGTTTTAACCGAAGCGGCCAAAGGCATGCCGGGTGCGATTGCGAAAGCCAAGGAGATTGCCGATAGCAATCCCTCGAAATTTTTCATGCCCGGTCAATTCGATAACCCAGCCAATCCAGAGATCCACTTCAAAACTACTGGTCCTGAGATCTGGAACGATTGCGATGGTGCCATCGACGTGTTTGTGGCTGGCGTGGGCACCGGCGGCACGATCACCGGTGTATCGCGCTACATCAAAAATGAAGCCGGTAAAGCGATTGAATCCGTCGCGGTGGAGCCAACAAATAGCCCCGTGATCACCCAAACCATGAATGGTGAGGCGGTGAAGCCTGGTCCCCACAAAATTCAGGGCATTGGCGCTGGCTTCATCCCCAAGAACCTCGACCTCTCCGTTGTCGACAAGGTGGAGCAGGTGACCAATGAAGAGTCGATCGCCATGGCGCTTCGCTTAGCGGAAGAAGAAGGCCTATTGGTTGGCATCTCGTGTGGGGCTGCAGCCGCTGCGGCGATTCGCCTCGCAGAACAAGATGCTTATGCGGGCAAAACGATTGTTGTGGTTCTGCCCGACCTCGCTGAGCGTTATCTCTCCTCAGTGATGTTTGCCGAAGTGCCAACTGGAATCATCGAACAGCCCGTCGCGGTTTAAGTCAGCGCTGGCCCCTCAAGCCAAAGGTTTGGTTCGCCCTGCACGTTGTGCGGGGCTTTTTTTTGGGCACCGTCAATTCGGGGTAACGCCTGGCAACACAGCGTCCGGTGGAATCCACATGGCATCGCCATAGGAAAAAAACCGGTACTCGTGATCAATCGCCTCGGCATACAGCGCCAGCAATTTCTCCCGACCAATCAGTGCACTCACCAGCAGCAACAAGGAACTCTTCGGCAGATGGAAATTGGTCAATAAGCCCTGCACGACTGCAAAGCGATAGCCAGGCTGAATCACCAGGTTCACCGGTCCGGTGAATGGTTTCAGCACGCCCCCCTGCAGCTGCGCAGCCCCCTCCAGTGCGCGCACGCTGGTGGTGCCAACAGCGATCACGCGACCACGACACTGCTGAATCGCCTCCACCACGGACGCATTCACCTCAATCCACTCGCTGTGCAATTCCAGCTGCGTGAGGTCTTCTGTTTCCACGGGGCGAAACGTACCCAGCCCCACATGCAGGGTGATCCGGGCCAAGCCGACACCCTTGCGCTGCAAACCAGCCAACAGTTCATCACTGAAATGCAGTCCGGCCGTCGGTGCTGCCACGGCACCCGGCCGATCCGCATAACGCGTTTGATACCGCTCGGCATCGGCAGGATCATGACGGTCGATATAGGGAGGCAATGGCACTTCACCGCACTGATTGAGCAGGGCTTCGATCGACTCCGCATCCCTGCAATCCAACGGGAACTGCACAATCCGCCCCCCACTGGCGGGATCCTCATGAAGCACCCGCAGGGTGATCGCCGTGCCCTCAATCGTGAGCAGGTCGCCTGGACGCATGCGCTTCGCCGGGCGCGCCAAACAGAGCCATTGCCCCTCACCACGGGGCTCTAGCACCAACAATTCAGATGCCCCACCTCCAGAGCGCCGGACTTTGAGCCGCGCCTTAAGAACCCTGGTGTCGTTGACCACCAGCAAGTCACCTGGCCGAAGCTCCTCCAGCAGATTCCAAACTTTTTGATGGCGCACTGCCCGCACTCCATCGGCTTGGCCGGGGCTGATCAGCAGACGCGCGTCGTGGCGCGGCTCCACCGGAGCCTGAGCAATGCGCTCAGGCGGCAAGTGGTAGTCGTAACTGCTGAGCTGCTGATCGAGGGAATCCGGCACTCGGATTAGAGCGCCAAGCTCTCCGGACGGTTCTCAATCAAATCAGCCAAAGCCTTCAGAAACGAGGCTCCATCGGCGCCGTACACAACCCGATGATCAGCGGTGAGGTTCACCTGCATCTGACGTTTCACCGAAATGGAGCCATCCTTGCCAGCCACAACCATGGGACGCGAGGCGGCCACTGCCAAAATCGCTCCGGTGCCTGGCGGAAGGATCGCGTCAAAGCGGTCGACGCCAAACATGCCGAGGTTGGAGAGGGTAAATGTTCCCGTGCTGTATTCCTCAGGCAAAAGCTGCTTACTGCGGGATCGCTTCACAAGGTCAGCCCATTGGCGAGACATTTCATAGAGATCCGTGCGATCGGCTTGACGCAAAACAGGCGTGATTAAGCCCCCGTCTTCCATCGCAACAGCGACAGCCACATTCACGTCCGCGGGATAACTCATCCCAGCTGCGGTAGTTGCCGCATTCACCTGGGGATGGTGGGCCAGCGTCACGGCCACTGCCTTGGCCAAAAGCGCTGTCATCGTAACGCCCTTTGGCTTCACCTTTTTGTAAAACGCGTCCAATTTGTCGGTGGTGATCGTGTAACCGACGCGGAAGCAAGGCACAGCCAGGCTGGCTTCCATATTCCGGTTCACAGCTCCCTGCAGGGTGTTGAACGCAACCGTCTCCCCAGGACGGCCGAAGCTGTTGCCAGCCGGTGCTGAGGCTGCCGGTGCTGATGCTGAGGTAGCAGATCCTCCAACGGCTGGACCCGTCCCTTCCGCCACTCGCGGCACCGAAATGGGCTGCCCAGTGGCCTGTTCCACATCCTCGGCCTGGATGCGCCCGTGGGGACCGCTTCCACGAACCGTGGCGAGGTCGACACCTAATTGAGAAGCAAGCTTTTTGGCCCGGGGGCTGGCGACGATGCGACCGTCGTTCACAACGGGCGCTGCCACCACAGGAGCGGCAGCGGGTGCTGGCGTTGGCGTTGGCGCAGGAGACGGCATCGGTGCCTGAACCGCTGCTGGTGTGGGAGCTGGTGCTGGGGCAGGAGCTGGAGCTGCTGCAGCCACAGGAGCTGCTGGCGCGTTGGCTTTGGCGTCTGCAATCTCAGCTTCGGTTTCAACGATTAAGCCGATGGTTTCACCAACTGGTGCCGAGCTGCCAGCCGGCATCAGAACCGCGGCCAGAAAGCCGTCCTGAAACGACTCAACGTCCATGTCGGCCTTATCCGACTCCACCACCAGCACTGATTCACCACGGGCAACCTTGTCCCCAGGCTGTTTCAGCCACTCCACGATCTTGCCCTCCGTCATGGTGGAGCTAAGGGCAGGCATAAAGATGTCGTGGGTTGCCAAGACCGTCTCCGAGGGCTGATCAGGGCAGTTTACGAGTCAGCTGACGACTGGGATCAACCTTCTTCAATTGACTGCACAACACCATCACGAACAACGATGGCAACTTGCATTTTTTGCACGAGGTTGTCGCCAACCTTGAGCTCACAGGTGCTCTCTAACTGACCCTGTTCAACGATCTGATCCATCTCCAGTTCGCGGACCTGAGCCTGCTGCTGCAACAGGTTGCGCTTTTGCTCTTCGAGCTCTGCGCGCTTGGCCGCCACCTGTTGCTGGATCTGTCCCACTTGATCCTGAACCCTTGGATCCAGGGGGTTTGCACTCTGACGACGGACCTGATCCACGACGTCCTGACCCTCCTTTTCCAGCTGCGCCAGCTGCTGGTCAGCTGTCGCGATGCCATTGCTGAGCTCACGCTCGGCTTCTTCTTTCCAGGTCGGCGTCACCACGGCGCGCACCGTGATCGGCCGCTTGATGTTTAGGAACGTGCCGTCGGACATTGACTTCAAAAATTTGAATCAAGCGTCACAGGCGTTCATGCTTCGGTCAATCACCGGAGAACCGCCCCTAACGGCTGTATATCCCCCGGATCAGGGCGTTATCCCGGGCCGTGATTCGGTCGCGACGTTGCTTCAGGGTTTGCGTGAGTAAGCCGTTATCGATGGTGAAGGGATCAACCAAGGCAACGCCCGCCAGCCGCTCATCCCCACGAGCACCGACGCGCTGCTTCAACAATCGATTTCCTTCCTTCATCAGCAATCGGAGCAGCGCCTGATCGCCAGGCTTTCCCCCTAAATCGTTCGCAAGGCTGAGACCTTGCTGACCAGCCCAATCAACAATCACATCAGCCCGAGGCACGATTAACGCAGCCAATTGGCGCTCGTCCTGGCCCACCAGCATCACCTGTTCGATCAATGGGCTCGCCACCAGGACTTCCTCCAACGGTCCGGGCTCTATGTTTTCGCCACTGCTTAAAACGATCGTGTCCTTCGCGCGGCCGGTTAAAGCCACCGAGCCATCCGCCAAAAGCATCCCGAGATCACCCGTATCAAACCAACCTTCAGCATCTAGAACTTTTGCTGTGGCATCGGGTTTGCCCCAGTAGCCCCCCATCACTTGTGGGCCGCGCACCAGAACTCTCCCCCGCTCACGACAACCCAGCGACATTCCCGATTCAGGATCCACAACGCGAAATTCCGTGCCCGGCAACGGCAGACCCGAGCTGCCGCGAATGTTGTGCCAAGGGCGCCGACAACTGATCACTGGACTTGTTTCGGTGAGGCCATAGCCCACCAGTAGTTCAATCCCCACCGCTTCAAAAAACGCGTCGATGTGGGGGGCAATCGCCCCTCCTCCACTGATGGGATAAGCAAGCTGCCCGCCGCTCAACTGACGGCGCACCTTGGGCCACAACAAGGCCGATGCCAAAGCATGCAGCGGCCAGCGGAGGCATGCCACCCCAGCCGCCTGGAAACGTCCCGCCCAGCACACAGGCTCCAACATCAAATTGTTCGCCCGGCGCAGGGCTTGTCGCTGGGCGGAACTATTGCTGAGGGCCGCACGAAGCAACCGTTGCCGGGAGGGCGGAAACGTTTTAACCACATCTTCGAAGCCAGCCTGCACCGACTCCCACAGCCTCGGGACCGTAGCCATCGCAATCGGTTGCACCCTGGGCAAATCCTTTTTGAGCTGCTTAATCGTGGTGTAGGTCTGCGTGCAGGCACACGACAGAAAGTAGTAACTGGCACTGCGTTCATAGGCATGCCAGATCGGCAAAACACTCAACACCGGATCCCCGGGCTGGGGATAGGCCACACAGGCCAACGAGCGAATTTGGTGCAACAGATTGGCGTGCGTGAGCGGCACCCCTTTGGGCTGACCAGTCGTGCCTGAGGTGTACAAAATTGTGGCCACCTGGTTCGACCCGCAATCTCCGTCTCCATCAAGGGTCTGGGTGCGATTCACCGGAGCAAGGCCAGCCGCAGACGACAGCAACGCGTCCCAACCGATGAGTCCATCCACCGGCTCACCCTCAAGCTGCACCACCACCTTCAAGCGCGTTCGCTGCTCCGGCGTCAACGCCAAGCGGCTCCACAGATCAGCGTTCTGGACCACAAGAGCTGTGGCTTTTGAATCATCGAGGATGTAACGCAGCTCCTCAACCGGCGCCGATGCCCCGCGAACCGCATCAGCGGCACCACAACGCATGAGGGCTTGATCGGCCACCAACCATCGAGGACTGTTCTCGGAGAACAACGCCACAACATCCTTCTCTCGGACACCCTTGGCGTCGAACGCGGCAGCAGCTGTTGCGATGCGTTCGGCCAATTCACCAAAACTGAACCGTTCCGGATGGGTGGCATGGGGAGCATCGAGGGCGGTGATCGTTCCATGCCGATCCGCTAACCATGGCCACATGGCATCCACCCGAGTGAAGCTCTGGGTATGGCCATGACGTTGCAGCGACGTCGTTTCCCGAGCGGTAGGGGTCCAGCTGGCCGTCATCCGAGACGTTGCATTGATCAGCACAGGCGTATCACGCCTGCGGGGTCCACGCCAGGTGAAAGCGTGCGGCAAGGGACTGGCGGAGCAAAAGCTGAACATCGCTCACCTTCAGCCCAGGCAACCAATCGCAAAGTCGCCCGACCTGATGGCCGACCAATCCACAGGGTGTGATTTCGGCAAAACCCTCAAGGTCGCAATCCACATTGAGAGCCAACCCATGTTGCGTAATCCAACGGCGGCAGCCCACACCAATCGCCGCCACCTTGCACCCCTTTACCCACACACCCGTGAGGCCCGGCAAGCATTCGCCCTGGAGGCCTAGATCACCCAACACATCCATCACCACATGCTCCAACTGCCGCAAATACCAGTGGAGATCTGGTGTATGCCGTTGCAAATTCAAAACGGGATATGCCACCAACTGACCTGGCAAATGATGGGTGACGTCTCCGCCTCGATCAATGCGGTGCAACGGGGCCGGCGGTTCGTTGGGGTCGAAATGCAGGTGCTGGGTACTGGCACCCCGCCCAAGGGTGTAACAGGCGGGATGCTGCAGGAGCCAAACGGCTTCGGGCGCGGACGGCTCCTCGAGCAAGCGTTGTTGCCAGAGCTGCTGATCCCGCCAAGCCCGCTCAAACGGGATCTTCACGGATGGCTCAAAAAGAAATGCACCCGCAGGGTGTTCCGAAGAGCGACGCGTTACTAGCTTGCCGATATCCACCGGCACAGGTGCAAAGGATGAAGGTGCTGATCCATGGTCGCAACCTCGAGATCACTCCGGCGCTGCGGGAGTACACCAACACAAAATTGGAACGGGCCACGTCCCATTTTGGTGATGCCATCCGCGAAGCCGATGTTCACTTATCTGTGGCGAGGAACCCACGGGTTCCCCAGCAAACCGCAGAGGTGACTGTGTTTGCAAACGGCACGGTGATTCGTGCCCAAGAGCGCAGCGAAAACCTCTACGCCAGCATTGATCTCGTCGTCGGCAAGCTGGCGCGACAGCTGCGCAAATGGAAAGAGCGTCATGCGGATCACCACCACAGCCACGGCCATAGCGCCAGCCTGACGCCCAGTACCGAAGAAGTCAGCGATGAGAGCGTCGTTGAGGGCTCACTCGTCGATGGAAAGGAGGCACAGCTCCCCGAGCCAGGCGTGCGACGCAAATACTTTTCAATGCCACCGATGACACTCGATGACGCTCGGCATCAACTGGACGTGATCGATCACGATTTCTATCTGTTCAAGGACAGTGCAACCGGTGCGCTGCAGGTGATTTATCGCCGAAATCACGGCGGTTATGGCGTGATCCAAGCCCGGGATTAGCGGGATTTGCGGAATTCAACAGTGAGCACACCCGCCTGAGCCCTGTCATGGCCGCCACTACCAAGGACCTTCCGGACTTACCGCCCCTTCTTGATCAGGCCATCCTCGATCCCTTACTGAACGACGAACAACTCCATGAGTTGTGCGACGCCAGCCGCCAGGGAAATGTTCGAGCCATCTGCACAAACCTGCAGCAGTTACCAGTGCTGCGTCAGCGATTGGGAGCATCAGAAAGGGGGCCAAAATTAATTGCAGCAATCGGGTTTCCATTTGGAGCCCTGCCCGCTGAACTCAAACAGGCCGAGGCGGAA carries:
- the psbD gene encoding photosystem II D2 protein (photosystem q(a) protein), whose translation is MTIAVGRAPQRGWFDVLDDWLKRDRFVFIGWSGLLLLPTAYMAIGGWLTGTTFVTSWYTHGIASSYLEGCNFLTAAVSTPADAMGHSLLLLWGPEAQGDFVRWCQLGGLWAFVALHGAFALIGFMLRQFEIARLVGIRPYNAIAFSGPIAVFVSVFLMYPLGQSSWFFAPSFGVAAIFRFLLFLQGFHNWTLNPFHMMGVAGILGGALLCAIHGATVENTLFEDGEQANTFKAFEPTQEEETYSMVTANRFWSQIFGIAFSNKRWLHFFMLFVPVMGLWTSSIGIIGLALNLRAYDFVSQEIRAAEDPEFETFYTKNILLNEGLRAWMAPADQPHENFVFPEEVLPRGNAL
- the psbC gene encoding photosystem II reaction center protein CP43 yields the protein METPFNAGLVATGGKDLDSTGYAWWSGNARLINLSGRLLGAHVAHAGLMVFWAGAMMLFEVSHFTYDKPMYEQGFICMPHVATLGYGVGPGGEVTDLFPFFVVGVLHLISSAVLGLGGLYHALRGPEILENYSSFFSQDWRDKNQMTNIIGYHLILLGVGCLLLVFKAMFFGGVYDTWAPGGGDVRLITNPTLDPGVIFGYLFRAPFGGEGWIIGVNSMEDIIGGHIWLGLTLIFGGIWHAITKPFGWVRRAFIWNGEAYLSYSLGALSFMSFIASAYIWFNNTAYPSEFWGPTNAEASQAQSFTFLVRDQRLGANIGSAMGPTGLGKYLMRSPTGEIIFGGETMRFWDFRGPWLEPLRGPNGLSLDKLQNDIQPWQVRRAAEYMTHAPNASLNSVGGIITEPNSVNYVNLRQWLGAAQFVLAFFFLVGHLWHAGRARAAAAGFEKGIDRKAEPVLGMPDLD
- a CDS encoding PLP-dependent aspartate aminotransferase family protein translates to MTNPVSEPGSNPPAVGVNTRVIHHGEGFAGDTGSVMPPIFPSSTFAHGNAGGFDYTRSGNPNFRILDGVLSALEGCDHTTVFGSGVSAITAVVSQLKQGDLVLCEENLYGCTVRLFEQVFAKFGLRTQWVDFTEASALNILRSSKPAMVWIESPTNPLLKVIDIEAVCSVAREFAIPVVVDNTFATALVQRPLELGATLSLTSTTKYINGHSDALGGAVSTNDTDWHQKMVFSQKALGLQPSPFDSWLITRGIKTLPLRLKQQMANAAALADQLALHPKVAWVRYPHRNDHPQHALAQRQMKGGGAIVTVSFQANQEQTYRLCKQLNWFTMAESLGGIESLICHPATMTHAAVSAEVKAKLGIDDGLVRFSVGCEDLVDLQADLAQALELLA
- a CDS encoding PLP-dependent transferase; this encodes MSERNLLQEPCWQGSDLGHPLPDHPHAVSMALPRWSDVIAYEEHEPACRSALQTIYPRFGLHPFLQELASQVNSEGIGVWPFASRAAAQAALLHCQRKSPQSTLRLVDQQKISCLCTDAAANIHAKAFWQHTGLGASSRQAAIALGHELAPAPNQGEQARQRVRQRLAAIHHCPEEHISLVPAGMAALHAGLEAVQTLRPGRPTLQLGFPYVDVLKQPQVVFHGSELLRSTDLGDIVATLDRLDPAAVIVELPSNPLLRCVDLRAVAELVHARGIPLIADDTIGTGINLEALPYADLVFTSLTKSFAGRGDVMAGCLLISPYSQWTSTLLEAVAPRASLSDADAIALERNSRDVNERVPRLDANCLALAQKLETHPAVKRVLHPKDCKNFQALKKRGAGDGCLLSFELHAGELNAERVFDALQICKGPSLGTSFSLVCPYTQLAHYDELDWAEACGVPAHLLRVSVGLEEPNELWSRFQEALAHATDQPKV
- the cysK gene encoding cysteine synthase A; the protein is MSRIYDDNSLAIGNTPLVKLNHVTKNCKATVLAKVEGRNPAYSVKCRIGANMIWDAEKSGKLTKDKVIVEPTSGNTGIALAFTAAARGYKLILTMPESMSIERRRVMAVMGAEIVLTEAAKGMPGAIAKAKEIADSNPSKFFMPGQFDNPANPEIHFKTTGPEIWNDCDGAIDVFVAGVGTGGTITGVSRYIKNEAGKAIESVAVEPTNSPVITQTMNGEAVKPGPHKIQGIGAGFIPKNLDLSVVDKVEQVTNEESIAMALRLAEEEGLLVGISCGAAAAAAIRLAEQDAYAGKTIVVVLPDLAERYLSSVMFAEVPTGIIEQPVAV
- the queA gene encoding tRNA preQ1(34) S-adenosylmethionine ribosyltransferase-isomerase QueA; the encoded protein is MPDSLDQQLSSYDYHLPPERIAQAPVEPRHDARLLISPGQADGVRAVRHQKVWNLLEELRPGDLLVVNDTRVLKARLKVRRSGGGASELLVLEPRGEGQWLCLARPAKRMRPGDLLTIEGTAITLRVLHEDPASGGRIVQFPLDCRDAESIEALLNQCGEVPLPPYIDRHDPADAERYQTRYADRPGAVAAPTAGLHFSDELLAGLQRKGVGLARITLHVGLGTFRPVETEDLTQLELHSEWIEVNASVVEAIQQCRGRVIAVGTTSVRALEGAAQLQGGVLKPFTGPVNLVIQPGYRFAVVQGLLTNFHLPKSSLLLLVSALIGREKLLALYAEAIDHEYRFFSYGDAMWIPPDAVLPGVTPN
- a CDS encoding dihydrolipoamide acetyltransferase family protein, with the protein product MATHDIFMPALSSTMTEGKIVEWLKQPGDKVARGESVLVVESDKADMDVESFQDGFLAAVLMPAGSSAPVGETIGLIVETEAEIADAKANAPAAPVAAAAPAPAPAPAPTPAAVQAPMPSPAPTPTPAPAAAPVVAAPVVNDGRIVASPRAKKLASQLGVDLATVRGSGPHGRIQAEDVEQATGQPISVPRVAEGTGPAVGGSATSASAPAASAPAGNSFGRPGETVAFNTLQGAVNRNMEASLAVPCFRVGYTITTDKLDAFYKKVKPKGVTMTALLAKAVAVTLAHHPQVNAATTAAGMSYPADVNVAVAVAMEDGGLITPVLRQADRTDLYEMSRQWADLVKRSRSKQLLPEEYSTGTFTLSNLGMFGVDRFDAILPPGTGAILAVAASRPMVVAGKDGSISVKRQMQVNLTADHRVVYGADGASFLKALADLIENRPESLAL